AGTGAAATTATAGGAATGATACAAAGTAGTGAGGACTCTGGCGACCAAGAAAAGAACAAGATGATTGTCAAGACCTAAAAATGTAACATGACAGCGCCGCGAATCTTAAAAACCCATGAGAGTTGCATGCTCTGTCTCAAAACACGACAATTCTCTTGTATCTTTAAGACGCCGCGAATCTTAAAAACGCATGAGAGTTGCATGCTCTGTCTCAGAACACGACAATTCTCTTTTATCAATAAGATACGCAAGGCCTCTAATactattaataaaataaatatcagAGTTCAAGCAAAAGCCATAACATTCAGAACTATTTCATAAGCAACCTTTTTACAAAAGAAATCCTATAAATTTAGTTTACAACAGACAAGAAAATCATAAGTTGTAGATAAAATATACATAAGCAAAAGAGGCTACACATAAACATTTTCCACTGAAACTAGAAAATCAATATTTACATTTCAAAAGCTGATTTTCTGACTCGAAAGCTTTGAGGTTAACAAGCTACAACCACACACCTTAGTCCAACTCTTCCATTCAATCTCGCACAGCACCTGAAAATGTAGGGGTGAGCATCACATACAATCATTTGCACCCCCTCGGGAGGCACCCTAGCTGGGTTTGAAACTAGATATACCTTTGTACTACGTATAAAAGAAACAATTTGCACACAAAAAACCCTTGGCTTGAGTTAAAATTTATTTCATGCTCATGCAAGTTAACTATAGCAGGATCCCTAGATTCTTTTTGTCCTGACAATCGAAAACGCGGCCAACTACCCATacctaaaaaaaatattctcaaaTAATACCAACAGAAGATAGGGTAGTGAAAGTATCCACTTACAACCTATACCACAGACACAAGTACCCTCCCCTTACGGTTAATGGTACGAGTCCATTTGTATAGGACTCTTCACAGGTTTAGGGGATCGAAGCCCAAGGTAGTCACAGCCCCCTTCACTCTCAGGTAGTCAGTACAATATAGAATAACATAAATCACATGCTAGAGAAATCAAAACTCTTTTTCCtaacatgcaaaaaaaaaaaacataccatTACACACTTCACATGCACCAACACATACTAATACTTCACAATTCCATCTAACATAGTGCATGTATGTCCCAAAATGACCAAATCTAATATTTATTCATATTGAGTCCCAGCTTAATTAGCACTTTCCATGAAATCCATTCATGGCTTTAGCCATATACCCAATGTCATCTAACAACCAATGCACAATTGAATCCAATAACTCAAAATCAACTAAAATTTTACCTATTGAGACTTTCAAAACTCTCAATTCAACCATGCAGCACTTCAAATGTGAATTTTTAAACTTATTAACATGAAATctccaattaataaaaatttcgAATTTGCAAATGAGCTCTGAATTCTTACCTTTGTTTGTAGAGCTTGACGTTGTGATCATAGAGGCAAAAACAGATTGCAAATCGGATGTCTAGAGATTAACCtatgaattttcttcttttgatacCTAAAGAAGAACCATGgctattttttcttcctttctggCCTTTGGGAAACAGTGCACCGAAAACAAGAAGATAAAAGAATCCTCTTGAACTCACATGCTCTCGATTCCTTttgcctcattttttttttcctaaaccTTTACAACCtccatataaataaatatatatttctggGGTTTCTTTTGTAAAAATGATGCTTTTGAAATAGTTTTGAATGTTATGGCTTTTGCTTGAACTCtgatatttattttgttaatagTATTAGAGGCCTTGCGTATGTTAAAGATACAAGAGAATTGTCGTGTTCTGAGATGAAGCATGCAACTCTTATGCGTTTTTAAGATTCGCGACACTGTCACGTTACATTTTTTGGTCATGACAATGACTAACAAAAGGGGTACTTGGGATGATTGAGTTACGGGGTTGGTTTGTATAATAGAGCATTCGGACCATCGCTGCAGTGGTAAAATGCATGATATGGGACATGCAGGTCCACTTGTTTTGTTACATAGGTTAACGGGTTGGGTAATGGAAGGTAGGCTGCAATAGAATATAATTTATGTTTGATAACATGTTATAATTGATTACGCGTTGCTTACATGCGGTTTGATTCTAGTGCTGTTGTATCTACCAAAATTAGAAAAGAGAATAAGCAACATGAAGTTTCCTTTTTCTTGCGGACAAAATTTTGGCTGTGTATATTATACAGATGCATTACAAGTTGCTTTCAACAAAGGTATTACTGGTTAGTGGAGATCAGACTATTATTTTGAAGTGTCTACCGATAAGATGTGATTGCACAAAGATAATGTTGGCAGCAATGTTGCTGCCTTGCCAATTGTCTTTTGAAGTGTCTTCCAAAGATTGATAAATTTGACCCTCAAAACAGAATCATACAATAATACATACTAAAAGATGCTCGCTTTTGTAATCCATCAAAAcagagactttttttttttaattcttagtCTATGTTAAATGTAATAGTGTATATATATcgtgatttttattttatttaaaaatatactGCCAGTGCACCCCCATTTATCAATGTATTATTGCATAAGAATTTGCATATTGCAAAGTAACTTCTTATTCAACGTTGTCGAACACAATATTAAGATAAATCGTCTCTTAGTATTTTGTTTCTAAGTCTAATCCCAAGGCAAACCTTGAGTTGAAATCCGATTGTGCTAATATTTTGAGGAACTTGTGTAAATTGTGTAATTATTGTGACCTATTGGCGccgaaaaaataaaggaaaagaaagaaatttgatTTATGAAAGTGGAGTTATAATCAATAGTAGAAAATGATATATAGCACCCGTCCTTAGAGAGGATAATAAAAAGGCTTCCAAAGGAAGTACGTGCTTTCAAATTTTAGTACTCATTTAAAGATTTAAAGGGAATCTTTGTATCTCTAAAGGAATATTGCCTCCAATGATAAAGTTTTTATAGTAGAATCCttaaatttgaagtttttatggttttatgtgataatttgattcggtgcacatttttttcttatgttaaccttttttttaagggaactttaacgaaaaacacccggtactgttcactttaacgaaaaaccatatttttacactaaaaaatcaatcatgttactattcactttaccctttattttgtccttatcattaaaactcaaagttttcaaacctttttcattagttttccttttttttaattaattaaagcattaaaattaaaaacattaaaagaaaaattcttCAATCAATATCGTGGGTACGGTTTTCCACTCAAGGtgctttttttgtttatgttaaccattttttaattaattaaaagcatTAACAGCTACAATCAAGATTGTGGGTTTCGTTTTCCACTCAAGGTTGTCCATGTACAATCCCTGTGTGTGAAGACATACATTATGTATCCAATGAGTCCCTATACATTAAGAACTCACTTTTTGATCCATTAGAAATTCATTTTGTccctatatttgttttataccTATTTTATACGGTGGTTGTCCATATTTAAGGATTCCACTGGATATGCTCTTAAATAAAAAGGAAGCTATAACTATCAACTAATTTGAGATATATAGAAATATATTGTTCGAGTTGTTCTCTTCTAAGCATGATTTGAGAATAATAGGTGGTTGAGATTTAACTAAATCTCCTTTAGTTAAATCTTAACCATttatttgtgaaaaacatgttatGGAGAATCACGgtatattattttcattttcaatattGCGGATGAGATGTCATtagggggtgtagtcaaataaGGATTTTAAAGGAATTTAAAAGACATTAGAATCTTGGTAtagtcaattaggattttacaaaattttaaaatagtctATTCAAATATAGAGGTAGTCAATTAAAGGATTTCGAAAGACTTTAGAATCCTTGTGTAGTCAActaggattttaaaagatttttatAGAGTCCATACAAATCTATAGGTATTAAAAAAATCATAGATTTTAAAGGACTTCCTTCAATAAGAGATTTTATAGGATTTGAGAATGAATGGTGAGCATAACAAAATCCTACCTCCAACCCTAGGATTTATTTTCAACCCctcactttctttttctctctcctcacaCTGCAACTCGAGCTTTCTTTCTCACTCTTTATTTTCTCCAAGAAACccatccttccttccttccttccttttgACATCTCAGCCACCCACCTCATCCTCTCAATATACAATCAATATACCATTGTATATATACGATCGTATACAAAGATAGCAAAGTTGATCATACCTTTGAAGATAGGACTTGAAGAAGGCGAGAGAAGGGGTGTGGATAATGATAGCAAAGTTGATCATACCTTTGAAGATAGGACTTGAAGAAGGTGAGAGAAGGGGTGTGGATAATTGAAGGGTTTGAGTTGCATTTGTTGATGGACTCCTTCATTTTTCCTACCTTTGCAGCATCCATTCTTCTCTCTCGCATTTGCTAATAGACTCCTTCATTTTTCCTACATTTGCATCATccattcctctctctctcgaatAAAAGGAATCACCTTTTAGAAAAAAAGTCAAAAGTCAGAAGCGCTTTCATGAATGAATGATTATGGTGGAAGGTTTCTGCCGTGGAAGACCATGGACATGGAGGATAGGGGTTACTTAGGAGAACTGGGCACAGTTCTTCATTTACTTTcaagtttaaattttattttttatttaaaaatacatTTTAAAATGGCAAGAGAGTCTCTCAAAATCCAATCAAATCCTTAATCAAAGTCGATAAGAATTCTTTCAAATCTTTAATCAAAATCCATAAGAATCCTTAAAAATCCATTTGAAAGTTGTAAGGATTCTACAATCCTTTGAAATTTGTCACTtaaaaaaatcttttaaaatcctatGAAATCCAAATTGACTACACCCCCTAGTATTAGGGTCTAgttgtattcatcttcacttggaagtaagaagtgaaaggtcttaggttcgattttcatcaaaagtgaatttgaaccacattaatgGGCTACTAATGTGAGGCTAAGTTCATtaccttttcttcttttagtgtagataatatcatttgttaaaaaaattacgAAAGAGATGAGGCCTAAATCACAACAAAACCCGAAAGAGAAAATCAAATATGAAGCCCATAAACGTTAGACaacacaaaaaatcatattgaGGTTCCATTACTAATCGTATAAAATCTCTACTTGCATCTAATTTCATAGGTGGTCAAgctaagaaaaatatttatattaattaGTTGGCCACTAGAGTATCTAAAACTTTGACATAGTATTAAAGCAAGTGATCCTCTGGGTTCGATTGAGCCGAAATGTGACAATGAACTAAAAATCTACATCCTGAGTTAAAACACTCgaactaaattttgaagttcaaaataaataaattaatgacAATATCGATATAATTAGTAGTGAATTTTCAAAATCTTTGAAACATTAACGTGATATCAGGACGATCCTTCTTTCAACTCGAAATGGaaaatgagattaaaaaaaCTCTGCAGCTCTAAGTTAAGATACGCAAATCAAATCCCTAAAATCCAAAATAAAAGAGGACATTCCACATGCACCTACTAAGATAGTCATCATGTTAAACCTGATCGCAGTAAATACTTCAGTTGAATAATTGAATTTATGAAAGAGAATAAACCTTTCATAGAATATCTCATCCCTACTACGTGTATTGGTTGTTAGATTAGAATCAGTACTAGTGGGGTCACTGTCACTAGTAGTTAGATTAGAATCAGTATTAATTAGTTAGGGATTACTGTCACGAGagtattaattagttaaagatTACTGTCACGAGAAATTTTTTAGGGTACCTAAGAATACAGCACGAAACACTAAATGTCATGATATAAttggttatatatattttttaaagtttttaatcaaatatattattgtactttttttagaacattgaaAAGTCTATCCACGATCATGCACGAGCCGGAAAAGAATAAACGAACAGTCTACAAGAAACTACCACGGTGGTCAGTAATTGAAGATGAATTCTAGACTCTTGTTTCACATGACACGTCCTCAGTTCTATTCCTGACTGTTTATAAATCACACGATAATGACCAGATGAAGTTGAAATGCCCTATGAGCTCTTTTAGCCTCCGGAAGAGTGAACTGCGGTGGCGATGTCAACTGTTGGTCccttttaaaaagaaaagaaaaacaatctgaagaaaaaaaagtccaAGTTTGCTATACTAGGGAAAATCTCAATCAATTCAAAACTTTTTCGGCATCGTAAGAAGAACAAGTTACAAAAAGACCGACTgaagtaaaaacaaaaacaagcaatccaTATCCTGTGCAATATTTTACATTCAAAACACCTGCAGtaattaaattacaaaagtATTTAATCACCAGCTAAAAAGGTGCTGAGACAATCTCCCTGGGTCCTCGTGGTCTTCTGTAATAATGTTCCGAGTACTCAGGCTCCTCAACTGAAGCCATCATCACTTCATCACCACTTTGCTGGATCGAACTAACCACTGGCTCCAAACcctgcaaaattaataataatttagttAATTTAAATCTTGGTCTCTAATATtgttataaaatatttattcaaaaaattattgaaagggttttttcaaccacaacaaaCCTCTGTGAAAATGCGCATTGCTTCTTCCATATTCTTTGTATTCACCACATACTTGGCTGCCTCCTGCACGATATCACCACACTTATAAATTACAAACCCATAAAAAGTaagataattttttaaaaaaattcaaactcataaTTCCAATTTTCATTCCATATACTGTAGCAAAAAGGGATAAAGAAATGATCTTGTATTCGCCATATAAAACCTCGTGTACTTTACTCTCTTCCTTCTGCTTAATACAGGAGTCTTATACGGTAAATAGTAAATCGTCCCGTTTTTGCCATCACGAAATGAACTGTTCTTGCCAAGGAGGAGCATATATGCATGtctcaaaaacccagaaaagaatTAACATAAGTACCCTTGCAAATTCAATTTGTTCCATTCCCAACGTTCTTGGCTCGGTTTCTATGGATGGTTTCCTATCAATCCGAATTGGTGCAGCCTCCATTTTCTTAATAGTGAGAGAGACAAGACAGAAAgatatagagagagaaacagaaattttcttttgctttctgggAGATGGGAGACAGAAACAGATAAGCGTAGCGATTGATATCTGATGAAGAAAACAAAGTATTGTGAGAGGAAGTGTTTATAAGAACTCTGCATTTTTATTTGGTCGGTCGTGACTCATTGACTGGTTGACTCTAGTGAGCCAATGCACGGATGAGCAAGATCACCACGTAACGTTACGTGGCCAGTAATACACCGCAGAAATTCGAGTACGTGGCATTGGGAACATGAGGATGCCCCACGTGGCAGCTGTTGGTTACCTTTTCCTTATGCAGAAACTCTGGAATGGCCGTGATCCccacattttttttccaaatgggGTAACTTATGGCGGTTTTCTTGGGGACACCTGTCGGCGTGGTGCTGCGCCCTACGGTGGCCAACCAGGGAGGACCACGAAGGCGTTTCGTTTGCCTCAAAAGTAACGGATTTGATTCAGGAATATAAGAACATATTCGCTGGAAAGTTCTGGCcgcttcattttttaaatttttattcgacttatttttcagttataACACGTGTGTTGTGAAATCGTTGTCAATAACGTTCAAAGAAAATTTTTATAGGATGCTTTATAGCATGGAATATTGAATGATCATACATTAATACAGGTAAAAAATAAGTATAGCtaaaatgaaaatgttttattGGATAATTAGGTACACAACAAATGACAGGATTAAACACGAAGATATCTTAGAGAAATTATGAATGGCTCATTtaagataagatgagagaaaatcagttaatTAACGTGTGTTAACGCTCAAAACTTATAGGTTaacaaactaaaataattaGTCATTGGTGGGTGTGGAATCGAAGCCATAATGAACTCACCCTTAAAAATGGGCTACATCCATTTTATTGCTCATAAtatattgatttcaaatattACAAGTAGTGCTAGGGTAAAGACAATAACTCTCTTCTTTTAggaggggtgtattcaattgagaatttgagagactttaatggatttataaattcatggatttttatggagtttaattgatctGTAgaaattccatataaaattttgattcaattccctcaaaatctcatggggagatgtgagatttgtggatgcttaaaatacactacgaaatctctccaattccctctaattcctcaactttctcaaattctttaaaatcaatttctaattgaatacacctggaatgttataaacttatttaaaatcataattgaatacacccgtatttctaaggattttaataaactatcttaaaattctaattgaatacaccttgaatttcagaaaatcacttaaaatcctgattgaataccctagattcattaaaagaattaaaatctatcaaaatctcaattgaatacaccccccttagTTATCAAACCCCATTACAAGAGTTTCACACCCCTTTATATACAGTGAACCCAAAAAACCTTGGGCTCACCTACCTTTACTTTTATGGCATCTAATGAGCCACTTAAATAGGCTTGCTTGCTAATAACATTTTTCACTATTAGTCTATATTCGCTGATGAAGTGACATTTACTCAGTCGAAATTGCACGTCCTTCTAGCTCAATGTGTAGTGAGCAACCTGCTTGGCCTTGATAAGTCAACGATGCCATTCCCGAGCAATGGTCTGATTGCCTTTACGTCCCATCCTAGACTCCTACTTTTATTTGGTGGTTGACATATGGCTTAACTGGTGTCTGAGTAGGCCTGCCCCTAAAGTTTTGTGCCATTAAGTTGTCGGTCTCCCCACGTGTCCTTGGTGGTGAGAAAGTACTTTATGTCGTTCGTCGAACGAGGCTGGTGAGTGGTTGGTTATAGCACTCGGACATGCCTCATTTTGATTCTACTAGGCCTTGGGCTTCCTATTCTTCTTTGGCCTTTGAATTTTATTGGGCTTTCGTGGTCTGTTTTCCGGCTTGTACTATTTTGAGGGTCGAAAATATGGTCTGGACATGTGAGCGAAGGACCTACAAATATTCTGGTTAGGAAATATGATTATGAGATAGAGGCTCAGGGCAATAAGGTTAAAGGAAaacctaggaagacttggaaataGACACTAAGAAAGGACATGGAGTATTTAGACCTTACAAAAGACTTGGCGCATAACCAAGCACAATAGCGTTGTAGGATTCATATAGTCGATCCCACTTAGtagataaggctttgttgttgttgttgttgtcgtaCTTGCTCTTTACCAAATCTCATTTTAGCTTCTACACTACATATTGACTTACTTTATGACCTACACTTTTCTTCGTGTCCACTTTACCCCTACATTATGTATGGTCTTACTTGCACTCTTCCTCAATGTCTTATATACCCGATTTTGTCAAATAAGTTAAAAATAGCCATCAATTGTGCTAGCAGTGGCATGAACAATTTAGTCTTTTCAACTATGCTGGTAAGATCCTGGAGTGTAAGGATGTGGGGTAAGTTGAAATAGGTTTGATTTCtccagattaaaaaaaaaaagaaaaaagaaaaagaaagaggatTGCGATAGAAGTAGAGATTCTGATGATAGAACTCTTTGAATCTTTGTAAAAAGGTCCAAAAACAATATTTTAATTCACGAATCTTGAAATTCAACATTCTCTTATATTTTCTCTTAATCTGAATAATTAAGACCTAGTTTGAGTTTAACCCACCTAACATTCTAGACAACCAACGTATTTGAAAAGACTAAATTTTCTATGCCATGTTAGTACAATTTACAACTCTTTAAACTTATTTGACAGAATAATGTAAATGGGACATTAAGTAAAAATGCAAATGTTAAAGTAAGACAATATAGAGTATAGGAGGTAAAGTGAAACACAAAAGAAGAGTGCACGTGGTTAAGTGAGTCaatgtaaatatataaaaaataaagtgaGATTTGGTGGATAATATATGTGTCATAActaaaaataagtttttttacttattttatttatttatttattttttaatgtttcaGAGTAACCTTAATGgatgaaacaaaaataaaacatatgACTAACTTGATAAAAATTCGAGTTTATACAACAGATCAACCATCTATGTTGATGGTAGATATTGTGTAAATTCACATCCTCAAACTCTAGATACAAAGCTGCCCTCTAAAATTTGGTGAACAGGAAGTCGTATTTCATGTGGTATTAATTgaatagtttttattttattctatttttttaatattttttaaggaTCCTATACACTAATAGTACTGTGACAATGGATAAATACAACAAACGATGGACTTGCATTTTATTCGGACATcgataaaattttaaaagtgatTTCAACtcgattgaaaaaaaaagagcgTTCCATACTATAATTACAATATAGTGTCTCATTGCTTCTCTATGATCTTGATTCAATTAATAAACTTTGAAGAAGGCCTCTAGCACAAGAGATGGTCTTTGACATGGCacgcagattgtctgccctcctgtttgggtgCCCTTTTCATCTCCTCTTATTttatgcggtcacggttaagccacgtcaacattttatattaattttttttatagagataataagataaaaagcaataagaatataaaatgttgacgtggcttaatcatGACCGCATAAATAGGAGGGGATAAAAAGGGCACCCAAACAGGAGGGTAAACAATCTACCTTCCCCGAATTGTAGTTGGTGTGTGAGGAAAGTGAGATCAAAGAATAAGTCAAGATTAGCATGACATATCAAGAGTCTTGTAAGGTTGTCATCGGGGCCCAAAATTTCTCCCAGCACAGTTAATAATGGGACCCTACAATGAAGATCTTCCTCCTCCATTTGCATGGCTTTTAGTGAAAGCGTTAATGGTTGAATAGCTAAACTCTCTGAATTTTGAGGCGCTAAACTTTAAGCAGCTTCTAAACCGTATGTAGCTTTGGGAGTTTTATACAGGCTTTAAAGAATAAGCTAGCGGAATTTATGAGACCAaccacttttcttttttatttctttggtcagaaaataaaattttcattaaaaatatagaaaattacACAAAATGCTCACTAACTATATCAATCTTTTTACAATGCAACCATTAAATGCTCACAAAATGAACAATCAGATTTAGGGCATgtttttgaagaaaatttttttttattctaaaagCACTTCATGTGTTTTTCCAAGTtttacttacatttttactAGATATTGgtcccaaaaacattttcacaaaaaaaaaaaaaactttcaaccattttaaaagcacttccaaacgagctcttAAACATTGAGATTTAAAGCTATTGCAAgtgtcacttagtattatggttTAATGgcattcatcttcacttgtaagtgagagatcttaggtttgattctcactAAAGGAGAATTTGAACTGCATTATTACTAACCCATTGTCAAGCTAAGTTGATCATTTTCCTtcaatatagataatatcatttgttcctaaaaacagaagaaaaaaaaaaagaacactaTTGCAAAATAGATATTTTACGGTTATAAATTTGAAGCATTCTATACTACGGGAAATTATAACCACACCCTTTTATATGCAAAGCCAATTAACGTACAAAcaaaatttcaattcaattatgcagcttaacaaaattgtttttacaAAATCTTTTCATCACTTGCCATACGTGTATCACTTCCACGCTCACTAGTatttacacatttttttaattttctttcagCTAtctctttgtaaattaaaaacagaaacaaaatttCTCGTATCAAATCAACTATCCTTGCTTCATTTCAGCAGGGGGCATAAAGCTCTCCATTGTCAAACCCCATATATTAAAATCCACCTCATCAATCTTCCACGTTTCCTCCATCTCCCTCTTGTGGTTGGCAGATTGCTCACCATATCTGAACACCTTAACCCTAGTCCTCCCACTATGAGCAATGTTGATGCCGTCGACGTACTTGTAATCTTGTATCACCGACTCGGTGCTCGTCTCCCAAAACACATCCGTGTCGTCCCCTTTGTTTTTCATGCTAAGTAGCCTTGAGTCCTCAAATTTCACCAGTAGACCCGATCGCTGGCTAAAATATCCCCATATTGTGTGGTGAATTATCTCATAGTTTGGACCACTCTGTGCCTCACGAATTGCTGGACTTGTTTCTAGCTTGAGGATGAAGCAATCGTCGTCGTGGATGAT
Above is a window of Malus sylvestris chromosome 15, drMalSylv7.2, whole genome shotgun sequence DNA encoding:
- the LOC126604885 gene encoding uncharacterized protein LOC126604885, producing MEAAPIRIDRKPSIETEPRTLGMEQIEFAREAAKYVVNTKNMEEAMRIFTEGLEPVVSSIQQSGDEVMMASVEEPEYSEHYYRRPRGPREIVSAPF